The genomic region ATCAGCTTGTCCTTGAGGGGATCGTAACCGGCAAATATGAGCAGGGCATGCGGCTGCGCGAACGGGAACTGTCAGAACTTCACAACGTGTCCAGAATTCCCGTACGGGAAGCCATTCAGCGCCTCGAGCAGGACGGCTTCGTTGAGACTTTTCCCCGCCGGGGTGCGGCAGTGCGGCGGCTAACGCTCACCGACGTCAACGAACTCTTCGACGTCCGCCTCTGCCTCGAAACGTTCGCTGCGCGGACCGCGGCCGTCCGGGTCGCCGAGGGGCAGGACGGCGCAAGGCTGCAGGAACTCGTGGACGAGACGCGGCGGGCCATCGACGACGGTCCGGAGGCGAGGGTTGCAAGTCTCAGCGCCGAATTCCATGCCGAAATAGTGCGGCTCTCTGGAAACCGTCTGCTGGTCGAATCCGTCAAACCGCTCTTTGGCCGCATGCGCTGGATATTTGGCCTGGCCCACAACCGCAGCAATGAGCTGCAGCGTGACGAACATGTGGAACTCTGTAATGCCATCCTCAAGGGCCGTCCGGATTTGGCCTATTCGCTGGCGTATTCACATATTGAGCTCGGCCGTGAACCAGTTCTTGCCGGCCTCGCCCACACACTCGCGCCGTAACCGGCCGTTTCCCTGGGGCCTCCGGCTCTCTCTTAAAGCAAACGCCCTCCCGGGCCCGGGCGGGCAGGCACGGCGACCACCTTGCTGCGGAATGCAACGCGAGCGGGCGTATCCGTGTCAGGATCAGTTATGGCCGACCGTCTGATGCTGCTCGACACCGCGTCGCTGTACTTTCGCGCGTTCTACGGCGTGCCCGACTCGATCCGCCGGGCAGACGGCACGCCGGTGAACGCTGTTCGAGGGCTGCTCGACATGATTGCACGGCTGACGACCGACTACGGCGCGACGCATCTCATTGCATGCTGGGACGACGATTGGCGCCCGCAGTGGCGGGTCGCCCTCATCCCGACCTACAAATCGCATCGGGTCGCAGAAGTGGTGGCCGGCGGCCCTGATGTGGAGATCGTGCCGGATGCGCTCGAGGCGCAGATTCCGATGATCCGCCGGGTGCTCGGGCTCGCCGGTATCGCCATCGTCGGGGCAGCCGGACATGAGGCCGACGACGTCATCGGCACCTACGCCAGCCACGCCCGGCTGCCGATTGACGTGGTAACGGGCGACCGCGACCTCTTCCAGGTCGTCGACGACGCCCGTCAGGCGCGGGTGATCTACACAGCGCGCGGCATGAAGAACCTCGAAATCATGACCGACGCGGCCATCGTCGGCAAGTATCGCATCCTGCCGGCGCAGTATGCCGACTACGCGACCCTCCGCGGTGATACCTCCGACGGGCTCTCGGGCGTCGCCGGCATCGGCGAGAAGACCGCGGCGTCGCTGCTCGGAGAGTACGGCACGCTCGACCGGCTGCTCACGGCCGCCGCGGATGCAGGAAGCGGGCTGTCCGCTGCCGTGCGGTCGAAGCTCTCCGCGGCCTCCGACTACCTGGCGGTTGCGCCTTCAGTCGTGAAGATCGTGCGGGACCTCGACCTGCCGACCCTCGAGGAGGCCGGCGCGCAACTTCACCCCGTGGTCGGCAGTTCGCGGGCCGACCTTGAGCGTCTCGCCGCAGAGTGGAATCTGGGCGGTTCGGTCCGGCGCCTCCTCGAGGCGCTCGACCTGCGTCGCTGACGAAGGGAAATCCCTGGATGGCGTGCTTCCCGCAGCCCGGGGTCGTGGGGTTTGCGGGATTCGGGGCGAGGGTCGTCGGCTGGCGGAAGCGATGTGCTGCGAGGCCTGGCCGGAGGTGCGTTCCACGGGACCGCACCTCCGGCCGCCGGCGGCGTACTTCAGTGTTTCTTGAAGGCGTCCTTGACCTTTTCGCCGGCCTGCTTCAGGTCGGCTTTGATCTGTTGGCCTTTGCCCTCGGCCTTCAGCCGGTCGTTGCCGGTGGCGTCGCCGGCGGCTTCTTTGCCCTTGCCGTGGAGCTTTTCGGCGGCGTTGTGGATCTTGTCACCCAGGCCCATGATGATCCTCCTTATTTGGTCGCCCCCGCGACGTGAATGCCTTGGAGGGCAACAATTAATTGTAGGGACAGACTGCCGGAAGTGGGGCCGTTTCCGCCGGGCGGAAACAGCCCCACACCGTGCGCGGCGGCTATTTCGGCCGCGCGGCCAGGGCTGATGCCAGTGCCGTGGCCGAGCTCGTGCTGCTGTTGATCCGCCAGTCTGTTTCCTTGTTGAAGTTGAACCAGACCACCGCGGTGACGTCGGCCTGAGCGGCCAGATAGCTGATCAGGGACGTGTTCCAGTCAGCTTTGGAGCCGCCTTGTTCCGCGGAAGATGTCTCTGCCACAAGCACCTGTTTGCCCGGGGCAAGCCGTCTCAGTTCGGACAGGCCGGGCCCGAAGAGCTCCGGGGGCGCGATCCAACTGCTCCAGGCCGCCGAGGTGCCCCAGTTGTACCCGTCGAGAGCTACCGCGTCCACGTAAGCGGGGCCGGGATACAAGCCGTCGAGCGGGGAAAGGGATGGCTGGGCGATCAACAGATGCTCCGCCGCGCGGCTGAAACCGTCGTGGTCGACGACGGCCAGAAAGTACTTTAGCTTTCGTGTGTCCACGCCAGCTCCTTCACCGGTTGTTGGGCTTCCGCGGCGCTGGTGGGTATGTCCCTGAGGCTTTATGGGTGAGGCTTTATGGATGCGGCGCTCAAGCACAGATAGCCTACGCCTATCAGGGCACGGGCACGGGCAGGTGCGCGGGGCAGGATCAGGGTGCGGTCGGGGCTCCCGGCAGCGAGAGGCGGGCTGCGAGGCCCGAAAGCAGGATGGTGATTCCTTCATCAAGTTCCGCCATCCCGTCGTAGTCGGCCAGGACAGGGGCGAGGGTGCGCAGATGGGGGAAGTCTTTGGCTGGAAGGCGATGCAGGCCCAGGCGGAGGAGGGCTTCGTTTTCGTCGGGGTCAACGATGAATTCCTGCAGCTCGTTGAGGATGTGCCCGTAGAGGAATCCGTAGTAGGCGCGGTAGACGTGCAACGCGTCTTCGGGTGCGAATCCGGCGTCGATCAGCAGGCCCAGGATCTGCTCCAGGGGCCGCAGCGTCCCCAGTGGGCGGAGCCCCAGGGGTGTTGACAGTGGGCGGGTGACGAGGAGGGGGACAACGTTGGGATGCCGGAGCGCCAGAAGCCGCAGGTCGTGGGCAATGCGGCGGAGCTGTGACTGCCAGTCGGGGTCGTTGGGAATGATGGCCAGTTCATTCAGGACGAGTTCCGAGACTCCGTCCAGCAGTGCAGCGCGGTTCTCGGCGTAGCGGTACAGGCCCATGGGATCCCGTCCGAGTTCCTGCCCGAGCCTGCGCATGGTGAGGGCGTCGAGTCCTTCGGCATCCACCAGGGTAAGCGCCGCTGACAGAACAAGCTCCCGAGTGAGGCGCTGCTTCTTGCCGGGGGCCGCTTGGGGCGCCGGGTTCGCTTCGGGCAACATCATGTTCCGTTCGGGTCGGTTCGGAAAATTCACGCTTCCCGCATATTCGGCAGGTTGCTTATTATGTAGTCTACGCCTAGAGTCTACGTTGTAGATTCATCGTTTTGACTGGCTTCCGCGACACGTGGATTCCCGGCATCACGCTCTACTCCGGGTCTGCGGCGACGCAGCAACCGGGATCATGCTTCGACGCCGCGTGCACGGCATTGAAGCACAGCTGCTGTAGCCACACGGCGGCACAGAATGCACCGCGAGGAAATGAGCCACTCATGGCAACTTCTCACTATGACCAATTCCTGCAGGAAGCCACCACTCGTGACCCTGTATCCGACCACGTCCTGGGCCGGGATCCGCTCTACGGCCTCTATACCAGCTGGTGCTTCCTGAGCCAGGCTGCACCCTGTCCCGAGGATGTCTTCTGGGCGGCCATGAAGAGGAAGCAGATCCATCCCAAGCGCACGGGCCTCCGCATGAAAGGGCCGGCCGCAGCCGACTACATCCTGGCCAGCTACCCGGGCCTGGTTTGACCCGGATGACAACCACGTCCAGCACGTACCTGCCCCGGGATGCCCACCAGCCTAGGGGCCGTCGTCCGTGGTGCGCGACATGCGCCACCGACCGGCACCTCCTCGTGGACTCCGTCACCGTGATGAACCTGCAGCAGGAAACTCTCGCGGCTGCCATCAGTTGCACAATGTGCGGCAACGCTCATGTGGTGGCGACGACTGCGCAGTTTCTCGCAACCCTCCAGGGGCGGAATGGGAGCAGCGGCGGCGGCATGCACCGCTATGACGCCTACCGCCACTGCCAGGAGCCCATGTCCGTGGTGGACCCTGAGCGACGGAGCGCGCACGGGCCAGTTTCCAATCACGCCGGGACCCCGGACTTTCTGGGGGACTACCTCCGGACACGCGTCCTGCGGTGCAGGTGCGGCTTCCAAATGGACGTACCCCGCCGCTGACCGGCGGCATCCTCCGGGGAACGCATGATGCTCCAATCCGGCAACTGAGTACTTACTGGAGATAATCCGGAGCCGCTTCCAGGCCGAAGTAACCCTCAAGGGTGGCGGTGACTCTAAGGGCGAGGTCCGGTCCCACATAGCGCAGATGCCATGGCTCGTAGGTGTAGCCGGTAGTGGCCTCGGCCCCGGCCGGGTATCGGATGATGAATCCGTACTTCGGGCCGTTCTTAGCCGCCCACTGGCCCGCCGGGGTGTTTGCGAAACAGGCCTGCAGGGCGCAGGTTCCGCTGGCATTGCCGATGTCCATGGCCAGGCCGGTCTGGTGTTCGCTGTAGCCGGGCCTGGCGGCAATAGTATCCGCCGTAGCCTGTCCGTACTGGCGCACGTAGCTGTCATAGAGGCTGGCCTGCTGGCTGAAGGAACGGTAGCCGCTGATCGGTATGATGTTCACGCCGGCCGCCTTGGCGGCTTTGGCAAACTGCTTGTAGGCGTCCGCGGCCGGTGCCCGCAGCTGTTCCCCCTGGACCCTGACCAGCGACCCCGGCACGTACGTGGCCGGGTTCAGCTGCCGGTGCTTGTTGACCACCACCTGCAGGCTGGAGGCGGAATCGATGTCGTAGCCCACCGCCGCGACTGCCGTCACCGACGGTGCGATCATGCCAAGCGAAAGCACAAGCCCCGCCACAGCACCTGAGATCCTGCTGAGTCTTTTTAGCACGATGGCTCCCAAGAAGTGTCCGGAACAGTTGCGGGAACTTTACCGGCCTGTAGGTGCCGTAGTCGAGGGGCGGATGGTCGGAACTGCCGTCCAGGAAGACTCCGAACTTGTGCGGCAGGTGATGGGCATCAGCTTCGGGGAGGCCCCGGACGATTCGGGACCGTAATTTTGCCGCAGGAGGTCCACGGCCCGGTCCGGTTGCATATTCTCTGCAGCGTGACGGCGGCGTCGGTCGTACTGCTGGGTGCCTCACGTGACCTCGTCGAGCACCGAGGGGGACCTCTGGCCGGGTTGTGCCGTCGCGCCTGGAATTGAGGTGGGCGCAACCGGGCAAGGCACCTCGAGGGGTACTGGAGAGCCGGCAACAAGGCTAGCGCCAGCGGTACGATTCCAGCGCGCGAAGCAAGGGAGCGGGGCTGCCTCTTAGATGGTCAACGGGGCGGGCTCCGGCAAGTTCCCTCGACGGAGTGACCATCCAGATCGTGAAGTAGTTGTGCGGGATCTGCAGCTCCAGCGCCCGGCGAAAAAGTCCAAGGACGGCCGGGTGGAGCAGCCCGCCCGGAAGGAACTGGAATCCCGGGCAGAAAGTGCCGTCGTCGATGAAGACGCGCACGAGTTGCCGCGTCACGGGTTCGGGGTCCTCCATGAGCTCGGAGAGCCGTCGTTGCACCTGCCCGAGGGTCGGCAGCGTGAATTCGGTCCTGATCGCTTCCCATACCTGACCGCTGATTGACCGGCTGTTTGTTGCCACCGTTGCCTAGTCGCCGTCTCTGTTGTCTTCCAGGAGCCACTGCGTGGAGTGCGGATCCCGGAGGAGCGTGAAAGTCCGCAGCGCAGAGTTGGAGCCAAGGACCCGCACTTGCCAGTGCTCGACGTTCCCCAGGTCGCCGCCGTCTGCGGCGGCTGCGGGTCTGGTATCCGGCCAAGGGTTCCTTCCGAACCAGTGCTGGGGGTCGGTGCCGGGATCGACGAGCCAGATTTGGCCGTCGTGCCGGATGGCAAGAGGTTTGCCTGCCGCATCGGTTCGGACCTGCAGGCCGCGGGTCTGGGAGGGGGCTTCGGGTGTGAGAGTCATGCGTGGGTTCTTTCGTGCTGCGGGGTGCGGATGGGTTGGGGTCTAGGCGGCTTTGACGAGGGGGAGTTCGTCCCAGTGGGTGGTGTAGCGGGGGGAGAGCATGTCCCGTTTCATGGTCCAGTCCGGGCCGCCGCGTATTCCGGCGTGGCCGAGGCCGATGGAGCCGCGCCCGTACCGGCGGGTGACATCCTCCAGGAGGGTTCCGACGCGGCGTTCCTCGTGCGGGTTTTCGAACAGGGCAAGGGGTGCCTGGTTTCCGGTGGGCCGGAGGTCGGTGACCATGATGCCAGCCCTGGCGTACCTGATGCCCTCGAGGATATGGGGTAGGAGGGCGTGGGCGGCCTTGGTGAGAAGCACGGGATCGGCGGTGGGCATCGGCAGCGGCACGCACACGGAAGGGTAGGAGGTGGCTTTCGGGTTGAAGTGTGAGGTGCCGGCGAACGCGGTGAGGACCTTGGCCTGGAGTCCGTGCTTGGCGAGCCGCGCCGAGGCCTGCTGGCCGTAGACGGAGAGGACCTGCCGCATCCCGGCCGCGGTGGTGATGGGGGTCGCGAAGGAGCGGGAAAAGATCAGCTGGTCCCGGCCGACCCGTTCTTCCTCCATCGGGATGCATGGGGTGCCCTGAAGTTCCAGGACGGTGCGCATCATGACGACGGAGAAGCGGTCCCGGATCATGACCGGGTCGGCCCGGGACAGGTCAAGGATGGACTGAATCCCGGTTGCGTTCAGCCGCTTGGTCAGTCGCGCGGCGACACCCCAGATCTCAATGACTGAAAGGCGGCGCATCAGGGATTCCCTGTCCGCGGCGGGCACGGAGCCCCAATGGCAGACCCCGTCGAACGTCGGGTTGTGCTTGGCCCACTTGTTGGCCAGTTTCGCCAGGGTCTTCGTGGGCGCGATCCCGACGCAGACCGGTACCCCGACGTTGCGCCGCACCGCCGACTTCATGGTCCGGCCCTGGGCCAGCAGGTCCTCCGGGGTGCCTTTGACGCCGAGGAAGGCCTCGTCGATGCTGTAGACCTCCAGCCATGCCGAGTACCTCCCCAGCAACTGCATGACCCGGGCGCTGATGTCGCCGTAGAGCTCGTAGTTGCTGGACAGGGCAACGAGTCCCCACTCCTTGGCCCGTGGGGCGAGTTTGAACCACGGCTCACCCAGGGGGATGCCGAGGGCCTTGGCTTCCGGGGACCGGGTGACGGCGCAGCCGTCGTTGTTGGACAGGACCACCACCGGCCGGCCCTCCAGGGACGGGTCGAACGCGCGCTCGGCGGAGGCATAGAAGCAGTTCACGTCCACGTGCGCGATCTGCGGCATGTGCCGCATCGGGGCGGGCTTAGACATGGCGTGCCTCAAACATGGTGTAGGCAGCGGGTCGCGACGCCCCAGATGACCAGGTTCGAGACTGAGGGGACCCGGATGTCCGGGTACGCGGGGTTCTCCGCCTGCAGCACGACGCCTGATGCCGTGATCCGCAGCCGCTTGATGGTCAGTTCCCCGTCCAGGACGGCGATCACCACGGACCCGTCCTTCGGTTCCAGGGCCCGGTTTACGATCAGTTCATCGCCGTCGCTGATGCCGGCGCCCTCCATCGAGTCACCGGAGACCCGCACCACATAGGTGCTGGTGATGTCCTTGATCAGGTGCTCGTTCAAGTCAATGCGGCGATCGAAGTAGTCCTGTGCCGGCGAGGGATAACCGGCCGCAACGGGGACCGGAGAGATCAGCACCGACAACAGCGACATGCCCGCGTCTATCACGCGGGGACCTACAACAACGCCCACAACACACCTTTATTCGAATATATGTTCGATTCTTTCAGTGTAGCGGTAGGGGCCGACAAAAGATGTTCCCCACCATGTTGCATCTCGTGAATGACGCATTTTGGGGGAGTGAACCTGCTGGTGGCCAGGAGGGTGGAAAAATTTCGCTGTCGAGGTAGTCGGGGAAACTGCCCGGGTGGGCGGGGCGACGTCGCTAGTCGGCGAGGATGCGGTAGAGCGCGCGGCGGGTTTCATCGATTTTTTCCATCGCGGCGAGGCGCTGTTCCTCGGTCGCCGAGAAGCGGAACTGGTGGATGACTCCCATGAGTTTTCCCACGCTCTCATGAAATGCCGGGCCGGATCCCTGAGTGTCTGTGTTCCACGCGTTCCCCAGCTCCTCGGCGTGATCGGCCACGTATGCCCTGCCCGCCTCAGTGAGGGTGAACTCGGTGCGCTTGCCGTCACCGAGCGGAGCGATGAGTTCTTCATCCACGAGCTGCTGCAGCGTCGGGTACACGGAGCCCGGGCTGGGACGCCAGGCGCCGGACGTCTTTTCGGCGATGGTCTTGATCAGGCCGTAGCCGTTGGAGGGTGATTCGGCCAAGAGGGAGAGAATCGCCGAACGGACGTCGCCCCTGCTGGCCCGCCGTGGACCGCCGGGACCGAAGCCCGGCCCGAAGCCAGGGCCGAAGCCCGGACCAAAACCCGGCCCAAACCCGCGGCCCGGACCGAATGCGCCGTGTCCGTGGGGTCCGCGGCGGCTCCTGCCGCGCCCGAAGCGTCCCGAGGCGGGTCCGCCGTCGGTGAATTTGTCGTCGTGCATGCCTTTCATGACGGCATCGTCCTTCCACTTAAGTTGCGTTGTCCCTGAGGGCCGCCGATCTTCCGGCGATAGTTAACGATATATCGGTGAATATCGTCGGTCAAGAGGCGATTCAACTGGATGGCCGTTTAGTTTGCCGGTGTTTCCGCAGCCCTCCTGCGTCCCCGGAGTTTCGCCGGAGAGTTGCCAGGTGGTGCCCAGCACAGCGGTCAAGGCCATGGCGGCCAGCGCCGACTTAAGTCCGGTGCGGCCGGCGGTCAGCGGGGCGATGGGGCGGTAGATGATCATCGGGGGTACTCCTTGGCGCGGATGTTCCTTTAACCACTCTCCCGCGGAGGAATTGCTGAGGGCTTAGAGGAACCTTTGTCCTGGCTGTGCGCCTGGCCGGCCCCTTAGCGCAGGAGTGCGGCTTTGCTCCGTGGGAGACTTTCTGCCATGGAGCCAATTGATTGTCTGGTCATCTACGTTCCCACCGAAGCTGCGCACGCTGTCCGGCAGGCCATTGGCGACGCCGGGGCGGGCACCCTGGGCAACTACTCGCACTGCTCGTTCAGCCTCGAAGGCACGGGGCGCTTCACACCGCTGCCGGGTGCGACCCCGGTCTTCGGCACCGTCAATTCCCCCCAAGAGGTGCCGGAAACCCGGATCGAGGCAATCTACCCTCGCTCCCGACGCAATGCCGTCCTCGAGGCCGCACTTTCCGCGCATCCGTACGAGACGCCGGCGTTCATGACCTTTCCGGCGGATGCCAGCCTGCCGGACAGAACCGGTTCCGCGGACTAGCACACGTACAGTGCTCGGCGCCCTTGCCGTGTTCCGGTTGTTGTTCATCATCGGGTCTCGCGTTCCTGATTGCGCTGAGTCGACGGCGAGCCAGGGCACCGGGCGGCGAAGAAGCGAGGCCCTCACAGGAATCCGACAGATGCGCGAGGAACAACCGTGAGCTACGAACGAGACCTGATTTTCAGTCTGCGTATCCGCGGGCTCTCGGACGATGAGATCACTCGGACCCTGGCGGACGTCCGCGCACACGAGGCCGCCACCGCGGGCTGAGCACTCACACGGACAGCATGACAGCCGTTCAAGCCGCGAACGATTCGCGGCACCGCGGAGGTGATTCGGTCACGCCGCCGGCGTCGCGGCCGATTGCTCGATCGTGACGATGCCGGCGTCGCCGTCGACGTGGATCCGCTGCCCGCTGGTCAGCCTTTGGGTGGCCACCCCCGTGCCGAGTACGGCCGGGATGCCGTACTCGCGGGCCACGATCGAGCTGTGGCTCAGCGGGCCGCCGACGTCGGTGACCACGGCGGAGGCCATCGCGAACAGTGAGGTCCAGGCCGGAGTGGTGATGCGGGCCACCAGAACGTCGCCGGGCATCATCCGGCCGAAGTCCTGGGGCCCGCTCAGCACGCGCGCGGGAGCCGTGACCTGGCCCGAGCTGGCGCCGGCGCCTTTGATGACGTCGCCGAGCTGATCCTGCGGGCCCGCCGGCATCATCGACCCGAAGGCCCGCTCCATCCATCGGCTCTCCGGCAGCAGCTGCGGGGCGGCGGCCTTGGCCTGTCCCCGCCATAGCATCTTGCGCTCTGCGACGGCACCGGCGCGGACGGGCCGGTCTGCCCCGGTAATCGCCACCGCGGCCGGTGTGCCCGGCCCGGCAAGGCCGAACTCGACGGTGCTGCGCAGCTCCCCGTGACGCAGCCAGAAGACGTCGCCGGGCTCGGCGATGACAGCGGAGTCGACCAGCCGTCGTCCGAGCTCGAACAGCATCCGCCGCAGCAGCGGCCAGGCCAGGCCGACGTCGGCCAGGGCATCCTCGCGGATCGGGGCCGCATGCTGGGCCCACCGGAGCAGGCGGAGGAAAGCGGCCCGGCGGTTCGGTCCGAGCCGGGCGGCCGTTCGGCTGGTTTCGTCCTCCCGGCGGGCGGCCGACAGCCGCTGCCGCTCATACGGATCGTTGCCCTGTCCGCGCAGGTAGAACTTCACCGTCTCCAGCAGCGGCGAGGGATCGTCGGCCGGCACCGGGCTGACGAAGTCCAGGTTGTAGACCGCATGGCCGAACCGGCCAAGATGCTCCTGGAAGCGGGGATGCCATTGCTGCCACAGTGCCGGGTCCATCCCGGCAGGCGGGGCGCCGGTGCGCTGCGACTCGACCAGCGCCGCCGTGGGTTCCTTGAGGATCGCCGGCGCCAGCGCCGGAACTTCCCGGGCCCAGACGGCGAGGTCGTAGAGCGACTTCTCGGCCCGGATGGGTTCGCTGTCGTAGCCGAGGAGGAACGTCTGGGCGGGGGGATCCCCGTCGCGCCGCACGAACTTGTCGTAATACATCCGGAAGGAGATTTCGCTGGTCGCGGCGATCGGAATGATGGACTGCACGGCCGTGTAGTAGACGGTGCCGGCGTCCAGCAGCGTCTGCACACCCTCCAGCAGTTCCTCTCCGGAGAGCTCCACGACGGGCTTCGCCGACCAGTCCTTGATCACCTTCTCGTAGCGGGGATGCGAGAACTCCCGCCAGCCGGCAACTCCCATGTGCGCCTTGCCGCGGGCCAGCGCACGGACCGCGGTCAGCGACCTGCCCATCACCCGCCACATTCCCGAATTGCGGTAATAGTAATAGGCGTAACCGTTGATGGTGGGCAGTCCGACGTCGTCCTCGCGGATGACGTTCTTGCCGACGGCGCCGGCCATCAAGGCCCTCAGCGACCGGGACACCGAGCCGTCAATGAGGTCGGCGAACAGCGGCGAGAGCGGGTCGGGCAACTGTTCCACGATGCTCGCCCGGAAGTAGAGCCCGTGCCGGTAGGGCACCGGCCAGGTGTCCGGGATGTCGGCCTCCGGTTCGGGCAGGGCGGTGATGGGCCGGGATTGCAGGATGAAGAACTCGCCGCCGGCCCGTGCCCATTCAATGTCCTGTGGCGTCCCGAAATGATCGGCAATCCGGGTTCCGTGGCCGGCCAGCTCGGCCGCCGCCCGGTCGACCAGTACGGGCTGACGACGGCGGACCGCCGGCACCGGCTGCTCCCGCGTCCCGTGTTCCGCGTAGACGGTCATGACTTCCTTGTCAGCTGTCCGGCGGGACAGCACGCGGCCGGTCCCCGCTTCGACGACGACGTCATCCGTGGTCACCGTTCCGCTGACCACGGACTCGCCCAGGCCCCACGCGGCACTGATCACAATCTGGTCGCGGCGCCCGTTGGCCGGATTGGCGGTGAACATCACGCCGGCCGCTTCGGCTTCGACCATCCGCTGGATCACGACGGCGAGGCGCACCGTGTCCGGTCCGATGCCTTCGCGAGCCCGGTAGGCCATGGCGCGCGCCGTCCATAGGGAGGCCCAGCAGTCGATCACGGCCGTGGCTAGGGCCTCCGCCCCGCGGACGTTCAGGTACGTTTCCTGTTGCCCGGCGAAGCTGGCCGAGGCGAGGTCCTCGGCCGTGGCGGAGGAGCGCACCGCCACGGCCGTGTCCCCGCTACCGAGACCTCCGTAGGCGGCGTCGAGTTCGGCCGCGATCGCGGCCGGCATGGTTCCGCCGGTGAACAGGGCACGGATCCGCTCCGAGGCGTCCTCGTAGTCCTGTGGCGCGGCCATCGGTGACAAGGCGGCGAGCTCCTGGATGCCGGCTTCGAGGTGGTTGGCCTTCACGAAATCCGCATAAGCTGCGGTGTTCAGTACAAACCCCGGAGGGACCGGCAGGCCGGCCTGAACGAGG from Arthrobacter sp. NicSoilB8 harbors:
- a CDS encoding GntR family transcriptional regulator; translation: MVEPKGDALNGRDDEVRAEHVYQLVLEGIVTGKYEQGMRLRERELSELHNVSRIPVREAIQRLEQDGFVETFPRRGAAVRRLTLTDVNELFDVRLCLETFAARTAAVRVAEGQDGARLQELVDETRRAIDDGPEARVASLSAEFHAEIVRLSGNRLLVESVKPLFGRMRWIFGLAHNRSNELQRDEHVELCNAILKGRPDLAYSLAYSHIELGREPVLAGLAHTLAP
- the umuD gene encoding translesion error-prone DNA polymerase V autoproteolytic subunit — protein: MGVVVGPRVIDAGMSLLSVLISPVPVAAGYPSPAQDYFDRRIDLNEHLIKDITSTYVVRVSGDSMEGAGISDGDELIVNRALEPKDGSVVIAVLDGELTIKRLRITASGVVLQAENPAYPDIRVPSVSNLVIWGVATRCLHHV
- a CDS encoding TetR/AcrR family transcriptional regulator C-terminal domain-containing protein, whose amino-acid sequence is MLPEANPAPQAAPGKKQRLTRELVLSAALTLVDAEGLDALTMRRLGQELGRDPMGLYRYAENRAALLDGVSELVLNELAIIPNDPDWQSQLRRIAHDLRLLALRHPNVVPLLVTRPLSTPLGLRPLGTLRPLEQILGLLIDAGFAPEDALHVYRAYYGFLYGHILNELQEFIVDPDENEALLRLGLHRLPAKDFPHLRTLAPVLADYDGMAELDEGITILLSGLAARLSLPGAPTAP
- a CDS encoding Y-family DNA polymerase; translation: MSKPAPMRHMPQIAHVDVNCFYASAERAFDPSLEGRPVVVLSNNDGCAVTRSPEAKALGIPLGEPWFKLAPRAKEWGLVALSSNYELYGDISARVMQLLGRYSAWLEVYSIDEAFLGVKGTPEDLLAQGRTMKSAVRRNVGVPVCVGIAPTKTLAKLANKWAKHNPTFDGVCHWGSVPAADRESLMRRLSVIEIWGVAARLTKRLNATGIQSILDLSRADPVMIRDRFSVVMMRTVLELQGTPCIPMEEERVGRDQLIFSRSFATPITTAAGMRQVLSVYGQQASARLAKHGLQAKVLTAFAGTSHFNPKATSYPSVCVPLPMPTADPVLLTKAAHALLPHILEGIRYARAGIMVTDLRPTGNQAPLALFENPHEERRVGTLLEDVTRRYGRGSIGLGHAGIRGGPDWTMKRDMLSPRYTTHWDELPLVKAA
- a CDS encoding PEP/pyruvate-binding domain-containing protein is translated as MTYINNFGDVGPGDVAAAGGKGVGLGGLVQAGLPVPPGFVLNTAAYADFVKANHLEAGIQELAALSPMAAPQDYEDASERIRALFTGGTMPAAIAAELDAAYGGLGSGDTAVAVRSSATAEDLASASFAGQQETYLNVRGAEALATAVIDCWASLWTARAMAYRAREGIGPDTVRLAVVIQRMVEAEAAGVMFTANPANGRRDQIVISAAWGLGESVVSGTVTTDDVVVEAGTGRVLSRRTADKEVMTVYAEHGTREQPVPAVRRRQPVLVDRAAAELAGHGTRIADHFGTPQDIEWARAGGEFFILQSRPITALPEPEADIPDTWPVPYRHGLYFRASIVEQLPDPLSPLFADLIDGSVSRSLRALMAGAVGKNVIREDDVGLPTINGYAYYYYRNSGMWRVMGRSLTAVRALARGKAHMGVAGWREFSHPRYEKVIKDWSAKPVVELSGEELLEGVQTLLDAGTVYYTAVQSIIPIAATSEISFRMYYDKFVRRDGDPPAQTFLLGYDSEPIRAEKSLYDLAVWAREVPALAPAILKEPTAALVESQRTGAPPAGMDPALWQQWHPRFQEHLGRFGHAVYNLDFVSPVPADDPSPLLETVKFYLRGQGNDPYERQRLSAARREDETSRTAARLGPNRRAAFLRLLRWAQHAAPIREDALADVGLAWPLLRRMLFELGRRLVDSAVIAEPGDVFWLRHGELRSTVEFGLAGPGTPAAVAITGADRPVRAGAVAERKMLWRGQAKAAAPQLLPESRWMERAFGSMMPAGPQDQLGDVIKGAGASSGQVTAPARVLSGPQDFGRMMPGDVLVARITTPAWTSLFAMASAVVTDVGGPLSHSSIVAREYGIPAVLGTGVATQRLTSGQRIHVDGDAGIVTIEQSAATPAA
- a CDS encoding CsbD family protein → MGLGDKIHNAAEKLHGKGKEAAGDATGNDRLKAEGKGQQIKADLKQAGEKVKDAFKKH
- a CDS encoding PadR family transcriptional regulator, with product MKGMHDDKFTDGGPASGRFGRGRSRRGPHGHGAFGPGRGFGPGFGPGFGPGFGPGFGPGGPRRASRGDVRSAILSLLAESPSNGYGLIKTIAEKTSGAWRPSPGSVYPTLQQLVDEELIAPLGDGKRTEFTLTEAGRAYVADHAEELGNAWNTDTQGSGPAFHESVGKLMGVIHQFRFSATEEQRLAAMEKIDETRRALYRILAD
- a CDS encoding 5'-3' exonuclease — encoded protein: MADRLMLLDTASLYFRAFYGVPDSIRRADGTPVNAVRGLLDMIARLTTDYGATHLIACWDDDWRPQWRVALIPTYKSHRVAEVVAGGPDVEIVPDALEAQIPMIRRVLGLAGIAIVGAAGHEADDVIGTYASHARLPIDVVTGDRDLFQVVDDARQARVIYTARGMKNLEIMTDAAIVGKYRILPAQYADYATLRGDTSDGLSGVAGIGEKTAASLLGEYGTLDRLLTAAADAGSGLSAAVRSKLSAASDYLAVAPSVVKIVRDLDLPTLEEAGAQLHPVVGSSRADLERLAAEWNLGGSVRRLLEALDLRR
- a CDS encoding M15 family metallopeptidase, whose amino-acid sequence is MAGLVLSLGMIAPSVTAVAAVGYDIDSASSLQVVVNKHRQLNPATYVPGSLVRVQGEQLRAPAADAYKQFAKAAKAAGVNIIPISGYRSFSQQASLYDSYVRQYGQATADTIAARPGYSEHQTGLAMDIGNASGTCALQACFANTPAGQWAAKNGPKYGFIIRYPAGAEATTGYTYEPWHLRYVGPDLALRVTATLEGYFGLEAAPDYLQ